ATATCACGCTTAAGGTTAGGTTAAGGCTTTTTAAAAGATCTACATTTGAAGtacttttcaaatatatttgtttaatttattattttatttattttattatttaaatacttgCAAATTCTGCAAATAACTGTACCATTTATTATATCTGGTCAATCTGTTCTAGAAGTCTACAgcatgaaattaaatatttgtaattttgtcGGGAGGCAACTACTTTACACTATTTTCACAGTTAGTCCCTGCCCCTGCATTTAAAGATATTTCTTAgatgacagcaacaactgaaAAGACATTGTCATATACATAATCATGTGTTGGGTGGCTCATTATTAGTTTTTGTTCAATTGATTTCCTTTGACTATTTATGATCGGTTGCTTTATCGATGTGCCAAGTACTCGGCCTCAATGTGAGGAATGACAAAGTGTGCATAGATATGTAGATACTACACTTACTCAGAGCGCAATGAGCAGTGTTGATTAACATGTTTCCAATGTTGTTGACTTACTTAttgatgccgatgccgattcAATCAACGTCAACCGCTAAAGTTGCGCTGATGTAATGCCGCCTTTGTTGTCGAGGTCGGGCTCCAGCTCCGGCTTGAGCTACGCGGGCTGCATGCAGGCATTTTGGACAAACATTAAAATAGTCACCAGCGAATGCTCCACTTCCAGTTAGTTGCGGGCAAACAAAGGTTCGTGCCTGACATGAGCAATTGGAATTTGACTAGTGAACTGGTTCCAGGCCACAAAACCGGTTCAACGAAAGcgaaagacaacaacaaatacatgtaacatatatatatatatatatatatatatatatatatatatataaatatataacatgtACATCTATATATGTAGGTAACTGCGCCTGGGTTGACATTTTGTGGGTGGGCTGAAATTAAGCTGCTGACGTCAGAGAGCATTAGAGATGTGTCGGGAAACTTTACACGACCGGCCGCGATTAAATATCGTCAGCAAAGCAGTTGACTTAAGAGAGGAAAGAAGCACAGAATAAAAGAAACAAGCAGCTAAACACCATTTAGGATCTTTTGGCCCACTAATGAACTTCATTTGCTGTAAATTGACTTCAAATGACAATCACAACAAAGTTCATTAACAAAACTCTCGCGCGCTGATTGTCATAATCATAATTACGGTTTGTGTATGTTGCCGTTTGTTTCTGACCTTTTTGCTTGGCTTACCTgcttttttcttgttttgtttttttttttttcggcttaGCCACCAAAGCGATTCTTTACAATGCCAAGAAACGAACTTGAACTTGTTAACACTCAAGGTAAATTAAAGTACAATGCGTATGTGTATtataatatgcatattaaGTTGTAAATGTGATTAGTATTAGTCACAGTTAAAATATGTAATTGATGACTATTCAAGATTGCAAAGTTACATTTTTACGTTGCGAAAGTCAAATGTTATCAATTTGATTAACCAGATTAATCAAAGTATGGAATATTTTTAGACATTATATATTTCTAGTTgttattcatatataaatatatattttattgtgtccaaaaacaattcaaatcaCATGCGACTATCGCGAACTTTCTTGtcattaaatacatattaacGCACTTGTTTTGGCCTTGTcaacacaacacaaactaACTGTTGAATCTGGCAAAAGAAAGTTATCGATACAATCGATAACTCCTCAGCTCAACTGCATGCATCACAAATAGGCGATTGACAGCTTTGCACTTAAACCGAAAGCTGTATAAATACAACGGTAAGcgatacgtatgtatgtaaattaaaaGCTAACCCTGCTGTCAGCTGGGTACGAAATTAGCCGTTGGGCCAGTTGCATTCAGTTCTGAACAATGGGCAATAAATCGCAAcaatatgacaaaaaaaaaaaaacaagtaagaggttctagtcgggagctcccgactagaggataccctgaacccttttcttccaacatcaaatgcatatatatattttattttagaagctatatgtaaaGTTTGCTGACTCtaactcttattatttaccaaaattgcccaaaaaacaggatgtcgatatcgatttttatcgattgcttggaaacggagtaaggtatcgattatcggaaacaaactcgatctgcgcgggaactaggagcatctacatataaaatttcaacggacggacggacggacagacggacatggcttgatcgactcggctattggtgatgatcaagaatttatatactttatggggtcgaagatatacccttatacccatttttaatgggttcagggtattgaaaaaaaaaacatgcaatagcacaacaaaaccaacagcTCGAACCAGCAGAGAGGCTTGAAGACCCTTGTCTTGAACAATGTTTGGCCATTGTATCGCCTGGAATTAGTCATCCTGAAGACCTAGACTGAGGCGTACAGTTAATAATGATTGCTGGGCGAAGATTGGGCCTTGGCTAGTTTTTGGGCCAATTTGTCGAATGTGCTCAATTATAACGCTTGAGCTTAATAAATAACTATAACTAACTGTTTGCGTTTGGTTGGGGTTCTTATCGTAACATTTTCTTATCTTTGACAAAAGAGTATTCAATTTATGTTTAACAAGACATTAGTTGGCAAAAGGCAATTGGCACATTATTCCCTGGCTGATACAATGGCTATTAAAAAACCAATTACGTTTAAGTGACATGTTTCTCTCGCTggcgctctctttctctctctctctctgtctgtctctctgttcCTTTCTCGTACCGCAAAGCGCTCTTGGATTCTCTCTTTAAAAGTAACTTAAGTGTCATAACTTGAAAAAATATAAGTTCTTACCAATTACATACAggaaacacacatatatatttaagtaagtTTGTAtgattttaaagaaaaaatacaatttcgaTGCGTAAGCAGTTTGTTACAGGTTTTTGGCACTTGAAAAAGAGTTGCcacatttgccaaaaaaaaaatgatagaaatcaaaaaattgacatagctattgaaattgttgcagcaaaatgaataatttattgaaaGTTAGTGAATTTATGGTAAGACGTTTCTTTAAGATCtttgaaataaaacacaaatgaCCCAAAACTGTTTTAACTCAACCGATCGATGTTATAACAACCCTATTACACAATCCAGCACACGATTATTAAACGTAATCTGATATTCTTAATCGATATCACCACAAATTTgtggactgactgactgaccggCTGACGTATTGAATTCAATGTGGAGCAAGGCGTTGCTcgcttcttgttgttattgttgctcgCTTGGTAGGTTGGCAGATTGGCAGGTTGGCAGGTTGGTTGACTGGTTAGGGTGCCTCTTATCAGAGCAAATGACCAaaatacccaaaaaaaaaaaaaaaaaaaaaaaaaaaacctacatacatacgtatatagaACCCAATTACTGGCTCATatgactttattttttatagaacTCAAGTGGCATGCAAATTGAATCAAAATAGAATCTAATTGAAATAAGTAAATTGAAATGTGCAGTCGATGCATGACTAACTTGTCAATAGGCTAAGAACTTTTGATTGCTGATGTGACTAACCAAAAGTAAAAGAATAACAAAAAGCATAAGAAGGAAAACAGAGTACAGCAAGGCAACACACATGATTCAGGGCATAAAAACAGCCGCTCTTCAATATGGTTTGGTCTCcatcgatcgatcgatcgatcgatcgacCGTGCTCAGCGGTCTTATCATAAACTCTGCTGCGCACTCGATTTGCGGGAGAGGTGCGCGAGTATGAGAGCATGGGTTTTCTGCTTCTGATAAAAGAAAAGGCATAAATAGTGCGCACTGCGCCAGGCGCTCAATTAGTAGTACAGCTCGTCCAGTGGCGCTAACAGCAAACGCCCGCAAGCAGAGTAATTTCGCCAACCCTTTGCCAACCAGTCGCGCGCGCTAACTCAGTTTGTGGCAAATCCTTTGCTCTCTCTCCCGTTTGCTCAATCGAAGCTCTCGCGACTTGTGGTCATTCGTCAAGTTTTGTTCTCGCGCCATTACTgtgcactctctctctttctctctctctctctctctctctcgagaAGTTAACCACATAACGGTTAATTGGTGCAGCCGCTTTCAATCGCCTGTCGTTCAGCACTCGTGCCGCGCACTCATAACGATCGCGTGTCCGCGCGCCTTTGACCGACCCCCTCGCcattcttcatatatatagcTCCATTTGTGGCTTCTCCTtcgtttatgtttttgttttcgtttctgtgtgtgcgtgcgtgtgtttgtattaaatcaatttactTAATTCAcgcataatttttattttgtttttgtttattttgctcaGCAATTAAGTGGCTAAGCAAGAGGCAaagaaaacattcaaattgaataaaaaccAAAGTGCCCCTGAAAACGAAAACCTATCGaataatatatcaaaaatgtCTGATATTATCAACGTTGAGCATCATGAAAGCGTCGAGGAGTTCAAGCAGAATCTGGAAGAAATGCTGCCcgatgtatgtacatatatacatagagatatacatatagagaGATCGTTGGCATCTAGATGGCGCCACAGTGCTTAacactttttaatttattttcaacaattttttttttttttatttcatacatattttttttattactcaCAATTCACGTAATCAGAAGTGTTTGCTCTCACTATGCTTGTTCTTGTGCCGCCATTGTCGGcacactgtttttttttcttttgttttattttttttttttaatcgatAACACACAGACAAGCTCACAAAAAATACTTCTATGGGCTGGCTGCTCTTTTTATATAGACAGTTACAGTGAACACCTTTGATAAAGTTCACGCGCCACGCAATCGCAATCAACTGACCACGAACTTCCGTTTATTGTCACTCATTCCATGGTGACCATTTTCGCCTGTGCCCTGTGCCGGGCCTATCACATACATAGATAAGTATTTTGCCTAGGCCAAAGCCAACACCCTTGAAGGGAGgtacgacaacaacaaccgttATCGGTCGCCCCGTCTCAGCGTCTCGCCCAGTTACCACTCACTATATATTCGCTCGTAATCATTACCATATACGTAAACTGgtgctatattcgattttgttgccattttgccACAAAACTTTATCTTATCGGGAAACGCGAAGCAAACGaaacagccaacagccaacatcatcatcatcgagCCGAACGACACAAATTCCATACAATATACCCATCTCTAGACCCCTGCTCCAACCATATACAAAAGcatacgagtgtgtgtgtgtgtgtgtgtgtatacctATATCTGGCCATGATGAGAATTTCACACCAAAGTCGTAAACGCTTGCGATTCCTCCATGTCGAAATGTTTGCGCTTGTCAATGGGGGCTTGGGGATTGCAACTAATTTCTACACCAACCACCAACTCGACATATACTTCCATTTGGGCTTGGCTTTACTATTTGACGAGAACGTCTATTGTTTGCCGGTTAAATCATGTATTTGTCATGTTTTTCAATCTTTGTGTAAAgactttatattttaaaaatttcaacaataaataataatgtttcTCTTTCGTGGAAGAGATCGTAAGATCTCTGAAACTTACATCGTTTCCTTAACTGAAATACCCTATAAGTACTTATACATGAAAACATTCAGagataatattttaaatattgagaTGCTTATGTGAATATTCATCTGTTTGTGCTGAGTAGTACTTACAAATGTACAAGGTAGTgaatgtaaattaaagaattCAACAGATttttcttaataataataattaattaatcagCAAAGACTGCGTAGCTGATAAGGCATCGGCAGGAATCCGATGGAAGAATAACCGACAATTtctatagatagatagaaGAAATTAAAAGAGAGTGGGTTAGGTGGAGAGGGGAGGGGAGGGGAGTGGAGAAATGAGAATGTGATTGGCAGAACTTTTACATACGCAGGTGAGGTAATGCCTCAAATAAAACATATGCCTCCATCAATTGAAATGGGTTGTCGGAGGAACTGCCGCTGGAATATGCGCCGGCACGTCGTCTGCTTAGCATTTCGGGAGGGCAAcaattccatttcatttatttgtgaGGCGGCGGCGGAATCCAATCGCTGAGTCACCGAATAAAACTAGAAATTTGCCTAAATAAGTGGGCAATGAGTAAGAATATCATTAGTCATCAAAGATTTCTAACTCGCGCTATCTATGCTTGTCACACTTGCAGCTGGACGCGAATAAGGATGGTTTCATTGATCTGCACGAGCTGAAGGATGCACTCAATCAGGTGGGCTTCAAGCTGGCCGGCTATCAGGTGCGCGAAATGATTGACGAGTTCAAAAGCAAACAGCGCACAGCGCATCAGGGCAAACTGAACTTGGATGAGTTTGAGACACTGTGCCTGGATCTGAAGTCAAAGGATGTGGCCAGCACATTTAAGACGGTTGTATCAAAAAAGGAGAACCTAGAGACGTTGGGCGGCATGTCCAGCATATCGTCGGAGGGTACCACGCATTCGGTGCGGCTCGAGGAGCAACTGGCCTTCTCCGATTGGATCAATTCAAATCTGGGCCATGATAAGGACCTGCAGCATCTGCTGCCCATTGATGCCGAGGGCAAGCGTCTATATCAATCGATCAAAGACGGCATCTTGCTGTGCAAGATCATCAATCACTCCTGCCCCGATACCATCGATGAGCGCGCCATTAACAAGAAGAGTCTGACCGTCTATCGCGAGTTCGAGAATTTGACGCTAGCGCTCGTCTCCTCGCAGGCCATTGGCTGCAACATCGTCAACATTGATGCCCACGATCTGGCCAAGGGCAAGCCGCATTTGGTGCTCGGCCTGCTCTGGCAGATCATTCGCATTGGCCTGTTCAGTCATATTACCCTGGACAGCTGTCCCGGCCTGGCTGGTCTGCTCTTTGACAATGAACGGCTCGAGGATCTGATGAAAATGTCGCCAGAGGCCATATTGTTGCGCTGGGTGAACCATCATCTGGAGCGTGCCGGCATCTCGAGACGCTGCACCAACTTCCAGTCGGATATTGTCGACTCGGAAATCTACTCGCATCTGCTTAAGCAAATCGCCGGCAACGAGGCCGATGTCAATCTGGATGCACTTCGCGAATCCGATCTGCAGCAGCGCGCTGAGATTATGCTGCAGCAGGCGGCCAAGTTGAATTGCCGCAGTTTCCTCACGCCACAGGACGTCGTCAATGGTGTCTACAAGCTGAACTTGGCCTTTGTGGCCAATCTGTTCAACAACCATCCCGGCCTGGACAAGCCTGAACAGATCGAGGGTCTCGAGTCCATCGAGGAGACGCGCGAGGAGAAGAGTAAATTAATGGCCCATCACCAGCAGCGCATCCTAATTCATATGCCTTCtcctcttcttttttattatagcCTATCGCAACTGGATGAACTCCATGGGCGTGGCGCCGCACGTCAATTGGCTGTACTCGGATTTGGCCGATGGCCTGGTCATCTTTCAGCTGTTTGATGTCATCAAGCCGGGCATTGTGAACTGGAGTCGCGTCCACAAACGCTTCACGCCGCTGCGCAAGTTCATGGAGAAGCTGGAGAACTGCAACTATGCCGTTGATCTGGGCAAGCAATTGAAGTTCTCGCTGGTCGGCATTGCTGGCCAGGATCTGAACGATGGCAATGCCACGCTCACACTCGGTACGTTCTAAAGCCAACCATCCGGATTAAGCTTATTACCAAATATCACATTGACAACACTGTAGCCAgcgtcatttttttttctgccgtATTCGAGAACAACTCTCAGGCAACGATGCAAAAACGACACTTTGGCTAGTCTCTCAAACACTTCGTTAACAAATAGATGCTCCGTTTAACTTACTTGATC
This window of the Drosophila virilis strain 15010-1051.87 chromosome X, Dvir_AGI_RSII-ME, whole genome shotgun sequence genome carries:
- the Fim gene encoding plastin-1 isoform X1, with translation MSDIINVEHHESVEEFKQNLEEMLPDLDANKDGFIDLHELKDALNQVGFKLAGYQVREMIDEFKSKQRTAHQGKLNLDEFETLCLDLKSKDVASTFKTVVSKKENLETLGGMSSISSEGTTHSVRLEEQLAFSDWINSNLGHDKDLQHLLPIDAEGKRLYQSIKDGILLCKIINHSCPDTIDERAINKKSLTVYREFENLTLALVSSQAIGCNIVNIDAHDLAKGKPHLVLGLLWQIIRIGLFSHITLDSCPGLAGLLFDNERLEDLMKMSPEAILLRWVNHHLERAGISRRCTNFQSDIVDSEIYSHLLKQIAGNEADVNLDALRESDLQQRAEIMLQQAAKLNCRSFLTPQDVVNGVYKLNLAFVANLFNNHPGLDKPEQIEGLESIEETREEKTYRNWMNSMGVAPHVNWLYSDLADGLVIFQLFDVIKPGIVNWSRVHKRFTPLRKFMEKLENCNYAVDLGKQLKFSLVGIAGQDLNDGNATLTLALIWQLMRAYTLSILSRLANSGNPIIEKEIVQWVNTRLSDAGKQSHLRNFNDPAIADGKIVIDLIDAIKEGSINYELVRTSGTQEDNLANAKYAISMARKIGARVYALPEDITEVKPKMVMTVFACMMALDYVPNMDSVDQNNHNNSN
- the Fim gene encoding plastin-1 isoform X2 — translated: MATLNKFTKTLSNDEKAEIKEKFTELDANKDGFIDLHELKDALNQVGFKLAGYQVREMIDEFKSKQRTAHQGKLNLDEFETLCLDLKSKDVASTFKTVVSKKENLETLGGMSSISSEGTTHSVRLEEQLAFSDWINSNLGHDKDLQHLLPIDAEGKRLYQSIKDGILLCKIINHSCPDTIDERAINKKSLTVYREFENLTLALVSSQAIGCNIVNIDAHDLAKGKPHLVLGLLWQIIRIGLFSHITLDSCPGLAGLLFDNERLEDLMKMSPEAILLRWVNHHLERAGISRRCTNFQSDIVDSEIYSHLLKQIAGNEADVNLDALRESDLQQRAEIMLQQAAKLNCRSFLTPQDVVNGVYKLNLAFVANLFNNHPGLDKPEQIEGLESIEETREEKTYRNWMNSMGVAPHVNWLYSDLADGLVIFQLFDVIKPGIVNWSRVHKRFTPLRKFMEKLENCNYAVDLGKQLKFSLVGIAGQDLNDGNATLTLALIWQLMRAYTLSILSRLANSGNPIIEKEIVQWVNTRLSDAGKQSHLRNFNDPAIADGKIVIDLIDAIKEGSINYELVRTSGTQEDNLANAKYAISMARKIGARVYALPEDITEVKPKMVMTVFACMMALDYVPNMDSVDQNNHNNSN